A stretch of Myceligenerans xiligouense DNA encodes these proteins:
- the mraY gene encoding phospho-N-acetylmuramoyl-pentapeptide-transferase encodes MIAILVSAAVALLVSLFGTPLFIRFLIHKNYGQFVRQDGPTAHFTKRGTPQMGGVVIIVGTLLGFAVSMTVSQRLPSVSALLCLYLMVGLGFIGFLDDFTKIRKQRSLGLTARAKLIGQGFIGVSFAVLALGFPNEHSRTPASTKISFLRDTNIDLAFFGATVGLILFVIWANLLVAAWSNAVNITDGLDGLATGASLITFGAYVLVGVWQLNQSCQRFAAAGPSCYEVRDPQDLAIIAAAIMGACFGFLWWNANPAKIFMGDTGSLALGGAFAGLSILSRTELLAVIIGGLFVIIVASVPIQIGSLKLTGKRAFKMAPLHHHFELSGWGEVTIVIRFWLIAGLFAALGMGIFYAEWVVS; translated from the coding sequence GTGATCGCGATCCTCGTCAGCGCGGCCGTCGCGCTGCTCGTGTCGCTGTTCGGCACGCCGCTGTTCATCCGTTTCCTCATCCACAAGAACTACGGCCAGTTCGTCCGCCAGGACGGGCCCACGGCCCACTTCACCAAGCGCGGCACGCCCCAGATGGGTGGGGTCGTGATCATCGTCGGCACGCTCCTCGGGTTCGCGGTGTCGATGACGGTCAGCCAGCGGCTGCCGAGCGTCTCGGCGTTGTTGTGCCTGTACCTCATGGTGGGTCTCGGCTTCATCGGCTTCCTCGACGACTTCACCAAGATCCGCAAGCAGCGCTCCCTGGGCCTGACGGCGCGCGCCAAGCTGATCGGCCAGGGGTTCATCGGTGTCTCGTTCGCCGTGCTCGCGCTCGGTTTCCCGAACGAGCACTCCCGCACCCCGGCGTCCACGAAGATCTCGTTCCTGCGCGACACGAACATCGACCTGGCGTTCTTCGGCGCCACCGTGGGCCTGATCCTCTTCGTGATCTGGGCGAACCTGCTGGTCGCGGCGTGGTCCAACGCGGTGAACATCACCGACGGCCTCGACGGCCTCGCCACGGGCGCCTCGCTCATCACCTTCGGTGCCTACGTGCTGGTCGGCGTCTGGCAGCTCAACCAGTCCTGCCAGCGCTTCGCCGCCGCGGGTCCCAGCTGCTACGAGGTGCGTGACCCGCAGGACCTCGCGATCATCGCCGCCGCGATCATGGGCGCCTGCTTCGGCTTCCTGTGGTGGAACGCGAACCCCGCGAAGATCTTCATGGGCGACACCGGGTCGCTCGCGCTCGGCGGCGCGTTCGCCGGCCTGTCGATCCTGTCCCGCACCGAGCTGCTCGCGGTGATCATCGGCGGCCTGTTCGTCATCATCGTGGCGTCCGTCCCGATCCAGATCGGCTCTCTCAAGCTCACCGGGAAGCGCGCCTTCAAGATGGCGCCGCTGCACCACCACTTCGAGCTGTCCGGGTGGGGCGAGGTGACCATCGTCATCCGGTTCTGGCTCATCGCCGGCCTCTTCGCCGCGCTCGGCATGGGCATCTTCTACGCCGAATGGGTGGTGTCGTGA
- a CDS encoding UDP-N-acetylmuramoyl-tripeptide--D-alanyl-D-alanine ligase translates to MIELTAAQVAAATGGTLHGDPDTHVTGPVVTDSRKAEPGALFVAWEGESADGHAYAEAAVAAGAVVVLAARELPGAGVPVVVTPDPQRALGDLARHVLARVREENPDLRVVAVTGSVGKTTTKDLLGALLRPEGATIVPAGSLNNEVGLPMTVLGVTPATRFLVLEMGADAPRNIEYLTSIAPPEVGVVLAVGVAHVGKFGDVEAIARTKGEMAEGTRPGGTVVLNADDMRVAAMADRVDRAAGTGVVTFGTIPTADVRAQDVTIGPDGRASFTLRVSPPVAGSGEPLETPVSLALVGEHHVSNALAAATAALRLGLDPATIAGRLAEAGPASPHRMAVTERSDGVTVIDDAYNANPDSMRAGLKALAIMAGRERRSVAVLGEMLELGDGSRVAHHDVGLLAVRLNIKLLVVVGEGAYHIHEGAAQEGSWGEETVFVPDVEAAAHYLDGELRSRDVVLVKSSLGAGLWRLGDHLAGTGDTIAAPAGQEAAR, encoded by the coding sequence ATGATCGAGCTGACTGCGGCGCAGGTCGCCGCAGCCACCGGGGGGACGCTGCACGGGGACCCGGACACGCATGTGACCGGACCGGTGGTCACCGACTCGCGGAAGGCGGAGCCCGGTGCGCTCTTCGTCGCCTGGGAGGGCGAGTCCGCCGACGGGCACGCCTACGCGGAGGCCGCGGTGGCGGCCGGAGCCGTCGTCGTGCTGGCCGCGCGCGAACTGCCCGGCGCCGGTGTGCCGGTCGTCGTGACGCCGGACCCGCAACGCGCGCTGGGCGACCTGGCCCGCCACGTGCTGGCCCGGGTGCGGGAGGAGAACCCGGACCTGCGGGTGGTGGCGGTGACCGGCTCGGTCGGCAAGACCACCACGAAGGACCTGCTCGGCGCGCTGCTGCGTCCGGAGGGCGCCACGATCGTGCCCGCCGGATCGCTGAACAACGAGGTCGGGCTGCCGATGACCGTGCTGGGGGTGACGCCCGCCACGCGGTTCCTCGTGCTGGAGATGGGTGCCGACGCGCCGCGCAACATCGAGTACCTCACCTCGATCGCGCCGCCCGAGGTGGGCGTCGTGCTCGCCGTCGGCGTCGCGCACGTCGGGAAGTTCGGCGACGTCGAGGCGATCGCGCGGACCAAGGGCGAGATGGCCGAGGGCACGCGACCGGGCGGGACCGTCGTGCTGAACGCCGACGACATGCGCGTCGCCGCGATGGCCGACCGGGTCGACCGGGCGGCCGGGACCGGCGTCGTCACCTTCGGCACCATCCCCACCGCGGACGTCCGCGCGCAAGACGTGACCATCGGGCCGGACGGCCGGGCGTCGTTCACGCTGCGCGTGAGCCCGCCGGTGGCCGGGTCCGGCGAACCCCTGGAGACTCCCGTGTCCCTCGCCCTGGTGGGCGAGCACCACGTGTCCAACGCGCTGGCGGCGGCGACGGCGGCGCTGCGCCTCGGCCTCGACCCGGCCACGATCGCCGGGCGGCTGGCCGAGGCCGGGCCGGCGAGCCCGCACCGCATGGCCGTCACCGAACGGTCCGACGGCGTCACCGTGATCGACGACGCCTACAACGCCAACCCGGACTCGATGCGGGCCGGGCTCAAGGCGCTGGCGATCATGGCCGGGCGGGAGCGGCGGTCGGTCGCCGTGCTCGGCGAGATGCTCGAGCTGGGAGACGGATCGCGCGTCGCGCACCACGACGTCGGCCTGCTGGCCGTCCGGCTCAACATCAAGCTTCTCGTCGTGGTGGGCGAGGGGGCGTACCACATTCACGAGGGAGCGGCCCAGGAAGGTTCCTGGGGGGAGGAGACGGTGTTCGTGCCGGACGTCGAAGCGGCGGCGCACTACCTGGACGGCGAGCTGCGCTCGCGCGACGTGGTGCTCGTCAAGTCGTCACTGGGGGCCGGGCTCTGGCGCCTGGGTGACCACCTCGCCGGGACCGGCGACACGATCGCGGCGCCGGCCGGGCAGGAGGCCGCCCGGTGA